The [Clostridium] scindens ATCC 35704 nucleotide sequence TCCATTTTACGAAAGATTACGGTCCATGATGCGGATGACAGGAATCGAACCTGCACACCGAAGTACTAGATCCTAAGTCTAGCGCGTCTGCCAGTTCCGCCACATCCGCATGTCAACAGATTGTATTTTAATATATTATGACAGTTTTGTCAATTTTTTTCGTATTATATTTCTTTTCAATATAAAATGCGGATGATATAGGACCATCCGCATTTTTCTATCTTACTCTTCCACTCTATATTTTAGTAGTTCTCCACTTTCCGTTCGAAATACGCTTTGGGATATCCGCATGTCGGGCATACTTCCGGCGCTTCCTCTCCTTCGTGAATGTATCCGCACTGGCGACATTTCCAGCCAAGAGGCGCATTTCCCTTGAAGGTCAGTTCATTCTTAAGAGTATCCAGAATCTTTAAGTAACGCTTTTCGTGGGCTGCTTCTACTTTTGCCACATTCTCAAATTTCACTGCAAGGTCTTCAAATCCCTCTTCTCTGGCTTCTTTGGCCATGCGGGCGTACATCTGGGTCCACTCTTCGTTTTCCCCATCTGCGGCTGATTGAAGATTATCAGCTGTGTCTCCAAGCCCGTGCCATTCCGCAAACCACATCTTGGCATGCTGTCTTTCCTGTTCTGCCGTCTCCATAAAGATAGCAGCAGTCTGTTCCATGCCCTCCTGTTTTGCGATCTCAGCAAAGAAGGAATATTTATTTCTTGCCTGGGACTCTCCTGCAAATGCTTCCATTAAGTTTTTCTCTGTCTTTGTTCCTGCGTATCTTCCGGAAGCCTTTGCTGCCTCCTCCAGTTTTTCGAATTTTTCCGGTCCTACCTTGCATACCGGGCAGGCTGCCGGCGGGTTCTCCCCTTCATGAATATAGCCGCATACGGTACATCTGAATTTTGTCATTGTCTTGTTCTCCTTTTCTTCTTTCTCTTGATTTGCTTCGTTATTTTCTTTATCCTGCTCCCAGGCAGGTTTTGTAAATTCTTTTAAAACCATTCCTTCCGGTCCTAAGTCTTCTGCCCTGGAATAATAGGACGTATGCAGCATCTCTTCTGCTGCCTGGCTCAATGGCTTTCCGTAGAATTCGCTGTATACTCTCTTAATATCCGGATTCTCATGGCTATAGCGCAGCGTCATCTTGGCATCCTTTGCATAGAGCGACTCTATCCTTGCCTTACGCACTTCATCCGTCATCGGCACCTGCGTCTTTGGCTGTCCGCCCCCTCCGATGCATCCGCCCTTGCAGGTCATAACCTCTATGAAATCATAGGATTTGTCTTCCTTTTTCATCTGCTCTATGAAAGTTCTCGCATTCTCGGTACCATGAATCACTGCCAGACGGATGGGAAGCCCGCCCATCTCTACCGTGGCTTCTCTTACGCCTTCCATTCCTCGCACAGGTTCAAGACACAGATAATCGGACGGAGGATTCTCTCCCGTCACCAGGTAATAGGCTGTTCTGGCCGCTGCTTCCATGACGCCGCCGGTATTTCCGAATATGACGCCTGC carries:
- the rbr gene encoding rubrerythrin: MHHKYTEIRIPIEADNPAIQRHEDLCIKCGQCRQVCEREIGVGRLYDLVSTKDTAICIHCGQCANVCPVNSITEVYEYGEVKEAIKDPDKIVIFSTSPSVRVGLGETFGMAPGSFVEGKMVAALRALGADYVLDTNFSADLTIMEEASELVERITEKKKPLPQFTSCCPAWVKFAETFYPELLPNISSAKSPIGMQGPTIKTYFAKKNNIDPKKIVNVAVTPCTAKKFEIRRGEMNISAKANGSEGMRDMDHVITTRELAMWLKEEGIDIGVLEDEAYDSLMGPASGAGVIFGNTGGVMEAAARTAYYLVTGENPPSDYLCLEPVRGMEGVREATVEMGGLPIRLAVIHGTENARTFIEQMKKEDKSYDFIEVMTCKGGCIGGGGQPKTQVPMTDEVRKARIESLYAKDAKMTLRYSHENPDIKRVYSEFYGKPLSQAAEEMLHTSYYSRAEDLGPEGMVLKEFTKPAWEQDKENNEANQEKEEKENKTMTKFRCTVCGYIHEGENPPAACPVCKVGPEKFEKLEEAAKASGRYAGTKTEKNLMEAFAGESQARNKYSFFAEIAKQEGMEQTAAIFMETAEQERQHAKMWFAEWHGLGDTADNLQSAADGENEEWTQMYARMAKEAREEGFEDLAVKFENVAKVEAAHEKRYLKILDTLKNELTFKGNAPLGWKCRQCGYIHEGEEAPEVCPTCGYPKAYFERKVENY